The DNA sequence TCACGTTCGAAAGCTTTCGATATTCGGATAAACGAAGGTCAAGACTGGTCCGGACCACTGCCGTGCCGGAGCGAGTGCGGCGGGGTGGCGCCGCCGAGGAGCGCGTCGGCGTCCAGCGTCGCCGCTTCGCTCCCCCGCTCCGCGAACCGCCGGGCCACCAGCGCGGCCGGGTCGCCGACGTGGTCCGCGCGGCCGGACAGGAACGCCCACTCGTGCTCGTCGGACCCGAAGTACAGCACCGTGGGGAACACCTCTCGGAACCGGCGCCACGACGCCCGTAGCGTTTCGTTGCGCCACAGGGTCGGGCAGCCCGCCTGGCAGGTGACCACCCCGCCCGGCGCCAGCACCCGCACGCAGCGGCCGAGGAAGTCCTTGCCGTACAAGCGGTTGTGCTGCGCATCCGGATCGTCGTTCTCGTCCGGCAGGTCGATCACGACCACGTCGTAGCTGTCGCCCCGGGCTTCGGCCGCGGCCAGGAAGGCCCAGCCGTCCTCGAAGGACACCCGGATCGGGCCGTCGCCGCGCGCGAGGTCCGCGGGTGTGTAGCCGTAGGGCAGGTGCTCGGCGCAGGCGCGCACGGCTTCTTCGTCGATGTCGACGTGGTCGACGCGGGTGGCCCCGACGGCCACCGCCAGCTGCGAGGCGACCCCTTCGCTCGACCCGATGATCAGCACCCGCCGCACCTGCTCGGCCAGCAGCAGCGCGGGCACCACCAGGGCCTCGTGGTAGACGAGCTGGCTCGCCTCGGTGCTCTGGCGCTCGCCGTCGCAGAACAGCGAAACCCCTTGCGCGGTCTTGCCGATCAGCACGTGCTGGTACGGCGTGCGCCCGTCGAACACGACGTCGCCGACCTCCCACACGCGGGTGAGGCCGGGGCCGACCGGTTCGTGGATCTGGGGCATCAGCGTTCTCCGCGGTGCAGGACGGACAGGTGGACCGAAGCGGCGTCCAGCGACTTCGCCAGCACCCGCAGCGCGTGCTCGGGGTCGGCGCGCTCGCCGCAGGTGAACACGTCCGCGAACAGCGAGCCGTGCTCGGGGTAGGTGTGCACGGAGGCGTGCGACTCGGCCAGCAGCGCGATCACCGTGGCGCCCTGCGGCGCGAACCGCTTGGCCACGACGTCGACGACCGTCGCGCCCGCCTCGGTCACCGCGGCCCGCAGCAGCTCCCCCAGCCGCTCGGGGTCGTCGAGCAGGCCGGGGTCGACGCCGTGCAGCTCGGCCAGGGCGTGGCGCCCGGTGAACCGGCCGACCTCAGGCATCCCCCCACCGCCCGACGCAGTACGTGCGCAGCGGCTCGATGCCGTTGAAGCCGACCGACGCGTAGCTCGCGGTGTAGGCGCCGGTGCCCGGCAGGTCGAGCCGGTCGCCGGTCCGCAGCGCCAGCGGCAGCTCGTAGGGCGTCCGCTGGTAGAGCACGTCGTCGCCGTCGCAGGTCGGCCCGGCGAGCACCACCGGGCCGCTCGGGCCGCCGGGCGGGCGCACCGGCTCGAACCGGTAGGCGATCGCCTCGTTCTCGGCCTCGGCGAGGCCGTTGTAGCGGCCGATGTCGAGGTACACCCAGCGCCGTCCGCCCCGGTGCGCGACCAGCACGACCTCGGTCCGCAGCAGTCCCGCGTCCGCGACGAGCACCCGGCCCGGTTCCAGCAGCAGCTCGGGCGGCTGGCCGGGGAAATGCGTCTCGAGGGCCGACGCGATCGTGCTCGCGTACGCGTCCAGCGACGGCACACGCGCCCGGTGCGCGGTCGCGAAGCCGCCACCGAGGTTCAGCCGCGTCATCGCGACCCCCTGGGCCTCGGCTTCGGCGAACAGCTTCGCGGCCGTGGCGATCCCGATCTCCCACGCGGCGACGTCCGGCTGCTGCGAACCGACGTGGAACGCGATACCGGGGCGCAGCCCGTGCGCGGCCGCGCGCAGCACCAGGTCCAGCGCCTCGCCCGGCTCGCAGCCGAACTTCCGGCCGAACGGCGTCGCCGAGTCGGGCCCGTCGAGCACGACGCGGATCGACACGGCCGAGCCGGGCGCGTGCCGGCCCAGGTGGTCGACGTCGTCCGGCGCGTCCGAAGTGAACTCCCGGACCCCGCGCTCGAACGCGGACGCGCTGTCCCGCGGCTTCTTGATCGGGTTGCCGTAGGCGATGTCCGCCGGATCGGCGCCGCGCTCCAGGCACAGCGCCAGCTCGGCCGGTCCGGCCACGTCGAAGCCGACCCCGGCCGCCACCAGCGCGTCGAGCACCGGTGGCGCCGGGTTGGCCTTGACCGCGTACCGGATCAGCGCACCGGGGAAGGCCGCCCGGAGCTCCCGCGCCCGGGCGGCGACGACGTCGGTGTCGACGACCAGGCACGGGGTCGGCGGGTCCTGCTCGGCCAGGAACCGGCGGATGGGGTCGGCGCGCACGGCGCCAGTGTCGCAAACGGCGTCAGACGAACCGCCACAGGTGGTCCGGTGTCCCGTTGTCGTCCCACTGGGTCACCTGGGCGCCGTCCGCCGTGGACTGCTGGTCGACCGCCATGACCTTGCCGCTGCGGACGTTGACGAGCTTGGACCAGCCGCCGCCCGCGTCGACGATCCGCCAGTTGTGGTCGGGCGTGCCGTTGTCCTGGTACTGCTGCACGTGGGCGCCGTTGTCGAGGCTCTGGTCGTGCACCGCGAGGACCTTGCCGCTGTTGCGGTTGACGATCCGGACGGTGCCGTCGCCGTTCTCGACGACCGCCCAGAGGTGGTCGGCGGTGCCGTTGTCCGTCCACTGCGTGACCTCCGCGGTGTCGGCCAGCGACATGTTCGACACGGCGAGCACCTTGCCCGAGCGCTGGTTCTGCAGCTTGCGCCAGACCGTCGTCGACGCCGCCGGGCGGGTCAGCAGGGCGAGGTAGCCGCCGGCGACCGGGCGGGCCTGGAACCCGCGCTGGGTCCCGTCGGCGACGACGTACCAGTCGCTGAACGGCACCCGCTGCGGCGTGGTGTTCGCGTAGCTGTAGACGCCTTCGACCAGCGTGGTCCGGATGTTCGGCTGGTCGGTGAGCCACGCCGCGGTCCACAGTTCCCAGTCGGCCTTCGTGTAGTTGTTGCGCGGGTCGAGCAGGACGCCGTGGGCGCCCGCGCGGCCCTGGTACCAGGCGGCCTCCTGCGCGGCGACGCCGAGCGGGACGAGGTCGAGCCCGAGCACGCGGTCGGCGAAGCCGTTGTACTTCAGGCTCCACGTGCCGGGCTGGTCGTAGGCGAGCTTGAGGTGCTGGTTCGAGGAGTCCTGCGCGAGCGTCACCCACTGGCTGACGTAGCTGCGCGAGGTCGAGCGGTAGCGCTGGGCGTCGGCCGTGTTGCCGGCCGCGGCGGCGATGACGCCCATCGCGCCGACGCCGATGATGCCCTTGAGCGCGAGGTTGGCGCTGTGCGCGATGAACCCGGTGAAGTCGTCGGTCTGGTTCTGGAAGCCGGGGTCCAGGGTGGTGCCGACCAGGTACTCGGCCCACTGCCGCAGGATCCGGTAGTGGGTGTTCGCGAAGGCCACGGCGTCGGCCGACGGGAGCCGCTGCACGAGCGCGGCGGCCATGATCAGCATGTTGGCCGACTCCTCGACCGGCATGCTCTCTTCGTTGCCGTCGTTGTGCCCGGTCGCGTCCGGGTAGTGGGTGCCGAGGTCGTGCTCGGCGAACTGCATCGGCCAGCCGCCGCGCTCGGCGTAGTCGAGCAGCGGTTCCAGGACCAGCCGCAGGTAGGCCGGGGACAGGTGGAGGTAGGCGGGGAACGCCGGGTAGGTGACGTCCACTGTGGACATGTTGCCGTTGGAGGAGATCTCCTTGAGGAAGGCCCACGGCGCGCCGCCGCGGTCGACGAGTTCGGTGCCGCCGAACGCCTGGCGCAGCGCGAGCGCGCAGATCCCGGCGTAGTGCTCGCCGGTGGTGCCGCCGCCGGCCGCCGCGACGGCGTCGTCGTGCAGGCGCTGGTCGATCGCGGTCGCGGCGGACAGCGCGCTCGCGTAGTCGTTGCCGAACCAGACGGCCATGTCCGGCCAGCTGCCCCAGTAGTGCGTCCACCAGGGGTTCAGCGGGGTGCCGAGGTACCGGACGGCGGGTGTGCGGACGTGGCCGATCGAGAGCGTGAAGGGGGCCGAGGTGCCACCGGCCGGGATCGTGCCGAAGTTCTTGTTGAAGGCGAGCACCGGCCAGCGGTCGCTGATCGCCCGCGGCTGGGCGGTGTCGCTGGTGTTGTTCAGGGCGCCCTGCCCCGCCGAGGCGGCGCGCACGACGGTGTCCTGCCCGATCTGCCAGCTGGTCCCGGACGTCGGCGCGGCGAGCACGAGCGATCCCCAGCTTGCCTGGTCGCCGTTCTCCTGGAGGACGCCCGGAGCCGCCGGGGTGCAGCTGAGCAGCGTGTAGCCGCCGGCTTGCTGCTGCGTCCAGGTGACCGGGGTCGAGGTGTTCCCGTGCACCCACTCGGCGGAGGTGTCGAAGTGCAGGTCGACGACGTGCGCGCGGCCGTCGGCACTGGCGGCCTGGAGGGTCACGTAGCCGAAGGGCACGCACTGGCGTTGCAGGTTCGCGGGGTCGACCGGCGAGAAGAACGTGACGGTGAGGTTCACGCCCCCGCCGGTGAGGACGTAGGTCGAGCGGGTGCCGGTGACCTGCAGGCTGACCTGTGTCATCGGGGTGAGGGCGGGCCCGGACGGCAGGGCGGGCGAGCCGGCGAAGACGTACGCGGCGCCGTCGATGCGGGCGAGGCCGCACAGCGCGGTGACGTGCCCGGTCCAGAAGCTCGACCAGGTGCCGGCCAGGTTGTCGGCGGGCTGCCAGGTGGACAGGTAGGGCGACCGCACGATGAGCGGCGTGGCGGGCGGCCGGATCGGGCTGAAGGTACCCGCGACGGCGGTTCCGGGCAGCCAGAGCGCGGCGGCAACGGCGGCGGCCGTTCCCCCGGCGAGCCGGAGCAGGTCGCGGCGGGTGAGGTGAGCACGGGCAGGCGAGGACATCGGTGACCCCTTCGACGGCGTGCGAACAGCGCGGACCAACTTTTACATCGTTGGTACAACGTTGTAAATCCGCCGAAGGTCGGCGTGCGGGCGGGAGGCGGACCACGGGAGCCGCAGGTCCGGTGCGCTCTCGGGAGCGGGTCCCTCCGCGACCCGAAGGCCGCGGAGGGACGCGGTCACCGACGGCCGGTGCGTCCCCTGGCCGCCGCGGCCGGTTCGGGCTCGACGCTCACCCGCGGGCGGAGCGGCAGGTTCTCCAGCCCTTCGACGTCGAGCACCAGGAACCAGTGCGCGTTGGCGGGGATGTGGATCTTGAACATCGGTGCGGTGGCCACCCCGCCGTGCATCCGGTAGTACTGCCGGCGCCGGTATGCCTGGAAGTTGACCTCCGTCAGGAGCCTGACGTTGGCCATCGCGTCCAGGCGGACGGTGACCACCGCGTCTCTTCGCACCTTCCCGAGGTCGAACACGTTCGCTTCCATTACGTCCCTCTTCCACGCGTGGTTGTTCGGTTCGAGTTCTGGTCGCGGGCAGCGCGGAACGCGCCGCGGAGCGCACGACGGAGCGGAAGGTCGGGACGGGCCTAGCCGGGACCGGTGCCCGGTTTGCAGGGCCGGAAGAGCGGCACGAAGTCCTCGGACGCCCGCGCGCCGGGCCGCGGGTCGCGGGTCCCGTTGGTGAAGGTCAGCAACGCGGGCGGAATGGTGCTGCCGGAGCCACCGGCGAGATCGGACGGCGCGGGCGCCCTGGGAGCAACGGGCACCGGAGGCGCCTGGGCGGGCGCGCGACGAGCTTGGGACGTCGGGTGCGACCGGTGCGCGGGACGTGCCTGGTGCGCCTTCGGCGAGGATCGCTGAAGGTCCACTTTGTACAGTCTCGCGGGATCCGGCGCGGTGGCGGTCACCGGCGCGGAGAGCAGGGCTTTCCGCGACGGCTGCGAGGTTTTCGCCGGCAGCGCGGGCGGCTCGACGACGTCGGGATCGGTCCCGGGCCCGGCGCCGTCGGTGCTGGGGTCGACCGTGCGCACGACGGGTTCGACCACCGCGCCGGCGGTGTCGACGATCGGCTTCGCCACCGCCTGCACGACATCGGTCACCGGCGCCAGGACGGTTTTGGTGACGGGGGCCAGCACGGGTTCGGCGGAACGCACCACCGGCTGCACCACCGCGCCGACCGCGCTGGTCAGCGGGGCCACGACCGGTGCGACCGCCTGCACGACAGGCCGAACCACCGCGGCGGCCGTGGTGGTGACCGGCTTCGCGACGGCTTGCACGACGTCGGTGACCGGCTCGAGCACGGGAGCGACACCGGCACCGGCGGCGTTGGTGACCGGCTCGAGGGCGTGGGTAACCGACTCGACCACGGGCCCGGCGACGGTGGCAACGGGCGCCACCACGGCGGCGGCTGCCTCGGTCAGCGGTTCGGCCGAGCGCACTGGCCGGGCCACCGGCCGGACGACCGGCGCGAGGGTCTTGGCAGTAGCGGAGACCGGGCGTACCAGCGGCGAAATCGCTGCATCGGCTACCGGCTCGGCCGAGCGCACGGCCTGCGCCACCGGCCCCGCCGAACGCACCACCGGCTCAGTCGCCTTTGTCGCCGACGCAGCGGGTACCGCGGGCATGGCGGGTACCGCGGAACGCACCCCTGGCGCAGTCGTCTTGACCGGCGCAGCGAGAGCCTCGGGCACGGATCGCACCGCAGGCCCCGCCGAGCGCGCCACCCGCGCGGCCACCGACGCAGCAGGAACCTCAGGCACAGCTGGCACCGCGGGCTCGACCGACCGCCCCGGCCCACTCACCCCAGGCACCGGGCGCACCACCTGGGCAACCGCCCCCACCCCACCCGGGCCATCCTCCGGCGTGGCCGCGTCGGCGTCACCCGACGTCAGCCACAGCACCAGCCACAAACCCGCTATCGCTCCGGCCACTACCACTAGCCGGCGCGTGGCGACCGAGGGGCCGGCCGCGTCGCGAGCCCGGGTCACGTCGGGGAACCTCCAGGGGCGGATGCGCTGGACTGGGGACGTACCCTCCAACGCACGGCGCCACACCCGTGCTACGCGCCACTCGTCGCTTCCACTCGTCCGGACTAATCCGCAAGTGTCAGCATGCCTGAGTAAAGACTCCAGTCGGCCGCCGCGGATCGTCCAGTCGCCACTAACCACACTCGTCGGCGAAAAATCAGGCTTCCTGAGAGCGGCGGAGCTCTGACAGCGCTCCCAACGCCGTCACGCCGTGCTGCAGGCCCTCGCGGAACGTCGCGCGCTGGCCGGGGCTGAGGTCGGCCAGCAGGGCGTGCTCCACCTCCGCGACCGCGGGTGCGCAGCCGGCCAGCAGGGCCTGCCCGGCGTCCGTCAGGCCGGCCAGCAGGACGCGCTTGTTGCCCGCCTTCGGGGTTCGCGCGATCAGGCCGCGGTTCTCCAGCGCCAGCACCATCTCGTGCATCGTCTGCGGCCGGAGGAACGACCGGCGGGCCAGCTGCGCCGACGACAGCGGGCCGCTGGCCTGCAGCACCGTCAGCGCCGTGTACTGCAGGGTCGTGAGCCCGAGCGGGCGCAGCGCGTCGTCGAGCAGCGCCCGGATCACCAGCTCGAGCCGTTTGACCAGGTAGAGGGTCAACGGCGCGCCGGCGGGGTGCTGCTCCGCGGAGGTGCTCACGCGCCCATCATGACACGCGCCGGCCGCTATGCTCCGATCATGGACCTCGGCCGGCAGACCCGCGTGCGCCAGGCGTTCGACACCTTCTTCGCTCCCCCGGAACCCGCCTCCGCGCAGCACGTCCTCGACCTCTTCCGCCGCACCGCCGAAACCGTGCCCGCGTACCGGAAGTTCCTCCGGGAGCACGGGATCGCGCCGGACGACGTCGCGACGATGGCCGACTTCGCGGCCCTGCCGCTGGTCGACAAGGCCGGCTACCACGGGAAGTACCCGCTGCCCGAGCTGTGCCGCGGCGGCACCTTCGACGAGCTCGACATGATCGCCGTCTCCTCCGGGTCCAGCGGCCACCCCGCCATCTGGCCGCGGGCGCTCGAAGACGAGCTGCACGTCGCCCGCCGCTTCGAACAGGTGCTGGTCGAGGGCTTCCACGCCGACCGCAAAAGCACTCTCGCCGTCGTCTGCTTCCCGCTCGGGACCTGGGTCGGCGGGCTGTTCACCACGGCGTGCGTGCGCCACCTCGCCGCCAAGGGCTGCCCGATCACCGTCGTGGCGCCGGGCAACAACAAGGCCGAGATCCTGCGCGTGCTGCCGGAGCTCGCGCCGCACTTCGAGCAGGTCGTGCTGCTGGGCTACCCGCCGTTCGTCAAGGACGTCGTCGACACCGGGCTGGCCGGCGGCATCGACTGGCCCGTGTACGCGATCAAGCTCGTCCTCGCCGGTGAGGTCTTCAGCGAGCAGTGGCGCGACCTCGTCGCCCGGCGTGCCGGCGTCGCCGATCCCGTGACCGGCGTCGCGTCGCTCTACGGCACGGCGGACGCGGGGGTGCTCGGCACCGAAACCCCGGTGTCCGTGGGCATCCGGCGGTTCTTCGCCGAGCACCCGGACCTCGCCCGCGAAGTCTTCGGCGACGCGCGGCTCCCGACCCTCGTGCAGTACGACCCCGCGAGCCGCTACTTCGAGGTGCACGACGGCACCCTCGTCTTCACCGCGGACGGCGGGATCCCGCTGATCCGATACCACATCGCCGACGACGGCGGCGTCCTGCCGCACGCCGAACTGCTCGCCTACTGCGCCCGGCACGGCTTCACGCCGCCGCCCGGGCCGGAGCTGCCGTTCGTGTACGTCTTCGGCCGGTCGCTGTTCACGGTGTCGTTCTTCGGCGCGAACGTCTACCCGGAGAACGTCACCGTCGGCCTGGAGCAGCCCGGCATCAGCGACACCGTCACCGGGAAGTTCGTCATCGAGGCGCACGAGGACGCCGACCGCGACCGGCGGTTGCGGATCACCGTCGAGACGGCGCCGGGCGCGAGCGCGGACGCCGGCCGGATCGCGGAATCCGTGCGCGCGCAGCTGGTCCGGCTCAACAGCGAGTTCGCGCACTACGTCCCCGCGGACCGGCAGCTGCCCGACGTCGTCCTGCGCCCGGCCGGGGATCCCGAGTACTTCCCGGCCGGGGTGAAGCACCGCTACACGCGGCCGGCCTAGGTGTGATGTCCAGAGAGGTTGGTCAGCCGGGTGACCGGCGGCTTGCCGCCGGTTGAGCTGTGGGGTCGATGATGATTGTAGAAGTGCAGCCAGCCCGGTAGCGCCGCCCGCCGCAGGGCCTCCGACGGGTAGAAGCAAGCGTAGGCCCACCCGTCGGCCAAGGTGCGGTGGAACCGCTCGACCTTGCCATTGGTCTGCGGCCGGTAAGGCCGGGTCCGCTTCGGGACGACGCCCAGCTCGGCGCAGGTGTCCCGCCAAGCGTGCGAGCGGTAGGCCGACCCGTTGTCCGACAGCACCCGCTCGACGATCACGCCCAGCTCGGCGAACCAGGCCACTGCCCGGCGCAGCACCGCGATGGCAGTCACTGCTGTCTCGTCGGCGTGGATTTCGGCGTAGGCGACACGGGAGTGATCATCGATGACGGTGTGCACGAACGCGGTGCCGGTGCGGGGCTTGTAGTCCGCGCCGCGGGCCAGGCCGGGCGTGGCTCGTTTGTTGATCTCGCCTTGAGCCCGGCCGACGTAGCGGTGTCCGCCGCCGTCGGGGATGTTGCCGAACTTGGTGACATCGACGTGGATCAGCGACCCGGGATGGTCGTGCTCGTAGCGGCGCAACGGCTCACCGGTGACCCGGTCGAGCCGGGACAGGCGGTTGATCCGGCAGCGAACGAGCACTGCGTGCACCGTGGATGCGGGCAGGTCGAGCCGGCCGCCGATCTGGACCGGGCCCAGCCGCTGCCGCCACCGCAGCCGCACGATCGCCCGGACCAGGTGTGCGGGGGTGCGGGCCGGGCTGCGGCGCGGGCGGCTGCTGCGATCAGCCATCCCGGCTTCGCCCTCGTCCTGGTAGCGCTGCGCCCACTTCGCGGCGGTTCTGGCGCGACCATGAACATCTTCGCTGCGGCAGTGCAGGTCCAGCCCTGCTCGACGATCAACCGGGCGAGCCGCAGGCGGGTGCGTGGGGTCAGGGTGGCGTTAGGGTGGGACACGAAGGCCTCCGGTGGGCGAAGCGGTTCCTAGACAGCTCCACTTCACAACCGGAGGCCTTCACCTGTCTGCACGACAGGCCGCGGCTGGTCACCTCAATCCGGGACAACGTCCCTGGACATCACACCTAGGTGCGGGCGAGCTTGCGGAACCGTTCGCGCCGCTCGCCCGCGGACGAGCCGTCGGCGATGTCGTCGTCGAACCACGAGCACAGCGCCGCCCACAGCTGGGCGCGCGCCGCGTGGTCGTCCTCCGCGACCAGGGTGTGCTCGAGTTCGGCGATGTCGGCGACCAGCTGGTCGAGCCGCTGGTCGCACAATCGCACGTACTCGCGGACGACGACGTTCGCGTCGAGGCCGGTCTTCCCGCGCCGGCCCGCCGCGCCGCGCAGCTGGGCGTGCAGGCCTTCCTCGCTGTAGAGCGGGAACCCCGAGATCGACCCCGGGTAGCCGGATTCGGCCGACCACTCGCGGAACGCGCAGATCGCCTGGTAGCGCGTGTACCAATCCTGTTTGCCGGTGGCCAGCGCGGTCAGCTTCCGCCAGGCGTCGCGGTCGGCGGCGCGCCAGCGGTCGACGGTCCGGCTGTCCGGCGCCGGCTCCGCGGGCCGGGTCCGCCAGAAGTGCGCGCGGCAGCCGGCGATCTCGGCGACGAGCTGCCGGACGTAGCCGACCTGTTCCCACACGTGGGCGCGCTGCGGCCGCAGCGGTGCCGCGCGGTCCGGGGAGAAGGTGACCATCTCGAAGACGCGGAACAGCTCGTGCCCGCGCAGCGCGGCGAGGTCCGGGTCCTCCCCCATCACCCACGAGCGGCGCTCCGGGAGCCGTCCGCTGTGGCTGATCGTCGCCGCGTGGTAGAGCTCGCGGACCGCCCGGCGGGCCACTTCGTCGCGCGCTTCGCCTTCCAGGCGGGGATTCCGGGCCCGGTCGCGCAGATCGCGTTCGCCGCGGGGACCGACTTCGAGCATCGCGACGGCGTACACGCTCGCCGCGTTGTAGCACTCCTCCCACGAGCTGCGGGGCCCGGCGGCTTCGACGGTCTCGTCGAGCGCCCGCGGGTCCGGCGGCCAGCGTCGGTCCGGGCAGACGTCGGCCAGCCGCTCGCGGCTGGCCGGGTAGGCCGGCTGCGGTTCGGGAACGGCGCCGCTGACCGGCTCGACGTCCGCCATCGCGCGCCGCAGCACCGCCCAGACCAGAGACAGGTCGAGCGCGCGGTTGGTCAGCTGCTGCCAGCTGCGGCGCCAGCGCCTGCCGAACCGGCGGTAGTCCTCGATGAGCCGTTCGATCTCGTACTGCGACAGCGCGGCGAAGTACGAGCGCATCTCCGCGGCGCGCTGGTTGTACTCGGCCAGCCGCGCCGGAGTCGCTTCCTGGACGAGGAGTTCCTCGACCGGCACGCGCAGCACGCGCCGGTGCAGCGCCAGCCGCTTCTCGCGCGGGGTCGGGTACCGCTGGGTCCGGACGTCCAGCTCGACGTAGCGGCGGAAGCGCAGCTCGATCGCGGCCCGCAGTTCGGTCCGGCGCCGCGCCCGCGCGTCGCCCGGGGCACCCGCGGTGGTGCGCCGGACCCACCAGGACCCGGCCACGGAGTCGCCGTGGCCGAGCACGAGCGCGTGCCGGTAGCGGGCGATCAGCAGGGCGACGTCGCGCCAGCGCGCGTCGCGGCGGGGCTGGCGCGCGAAGTCGGGGCCGATCCACCACCGGGCGAGGGCGGGGTGGCCCCGGCTGCAGACGGTGATCACGTCGTCGTAGGTGGCGAGCGCGTCGAGGTGGAGGTCGAGCTGCTCCTGGAGGGCGGCGATCTCGAGTCTGATGTAGACGTTGGCCGGATCGAGGCTGACCGCCCGGTAGTACTCGGCGAGCGCTTCGTCGTAGCGGCGGTAGGTGATGAAGTGGTTGGCGCGCTGGTAGGCGTCGAAGAGCTCGTAGGGGATCTTCGCGTCGCGCCAGGCGGCCCAGTGGATGTTCGTGCGGACGTACGCGCTGCGCGGGATGACCAGCGCGGCCACGGCGTTCGCCGCGCGGTGCAGCACGCGTGCCCAG is a window from the Amycolatopsis sp. cg9 genome containing:
- a CDS encoding DUF1883 domain-containing protein codes for the protein MEANVFDLGKVRRDAVVTVRLDAMANVRLLTEVNFQAYRRRQYYRMHGGVATAPMFKIHIPANAHWFLVLDVEGLENLPLRPRVSVEPEPAAAARGRTGRR
- a CDS encoding type III PLP-dependent enzyme; translated protein: MRADPIRRFLAEQDPPTPCLVVDTDVVAARARELRAAFPGALIRYAVKANPAPPVLDALVAAGVGFDVAGPAELALCLERGADPADIAYGNPIKKPRDSASAFERGVREFTSDAPDDVDHLGRHAPGSAVSIRVVLDGPDSATPFGRKFGCEPGEALDLVLRAAAHGLRPGIAFHVGSQQPDVAAWEIGIATAAKLFAEAEAQGVAMTRLNLGGGFATAHRARVPSLDAYASTIASALETHFPGQPPELLLEPGRVLVADAGLLRTEVVLVAHRGGRRWVYLDIGRYNGLAEAENEAIAYRFEPVRPPGGPSGPVVLAGPTCDGDDVLYQRTPYELPLALRTGDRLDLPGTGAYTASYASVGFNGIEPLRTYCVGRWGDA
- a CDS encoding phenylacetate--CoA ligase family protein — protein: MDLGRQTRVRQAFDTFFAPPEPASAQHVLDLFRRTAETVPAYRKFLREHGIAPDDVATMADFAALPLVDKAGYHGKYPLPELCRGGTFDELDMIAVSSGSSGHPAIWPRALEDELHVARRFEQVLVEGFHADRKSTLAVVCFPLGTWVGGLFTTACVRHLAAKGCPITVVAPGNNKAEILRVLPELAPHFEQVVLLGYPPFVKDVVDTGLAGGIDWPVYAIKLVLAGEVFSEQWRDLVARRAGVADPVTGVASLYGTADAGVLGTETPVSVGIRRFFAEHPDLAREVFGDARLPTLVQYDPASRYFEVHDGTLVFTADGGIPLIRYHIADDGGVLPHAELLAYCARHGFTPPPGPELPFVYVFGRSLFTVSFFGANVYPENVTVGLEQPGISDTVTGKFVIEAHEDADRDRRLRITVETAPGASADAGRIAESVRAQLVRLNSEFAHYVPADRQLPDVVLRPAGDPEYFPAGVKHRYTRPA
- a CDS encoding glutaminase domain-containing protein, translated to MSSPARAHLTRRDLLRLAGGTAAAVAAALWLPGTAVAGTFSPIRPPATPLIVRSPYLSTWQPADNLAGTWSSFWTGHVTALCGLARIDGAAYVFAGSPALPSGPALTPMTQVSLQVTGTRSTYVLTGGGVNLTVTFFSPVDPANLQRQCVPFGYVTLQAASADGRAHVVDLHFDTSAEWVHGNTSTPVTWTQQQAGGYTLLSCTPAAPGVLQENGDQASWGSLVLAAPTSGTSWQIGQDTVVRAASAGQGALNNTSDTAQPRAISDRWPVLAFNKNFGTIPAGGTSAPFTLSIGHVRTPAVRYLGTPLNPWWTHYWGSWPDMAVWFGNDYASALSAATAIDQRLHDDAVAAAGGGTTGEHYAGICALALRQAFGGTELVDRGGAPWAFLKEISSNGNMSTVDVTYPAFPAYLHLSPAYLRLVLEPLLDYAERGGWPMQFAEHDLGTHYPDATGHNDGNEESMPVEESANMLIMAAALVQRLPSADAVAFANTHYRILRQWAEYLVGTTLDPGFQNQTDDFTGFIAHSANLALKGIIGVGAMGVIAAAAGNTADAQRYRSTSRSYVSQWVTLAQDSSNQHLKLAYDQPGTWSLKYNGFADRVLGLDLVPLGVAAQEAAWYQGRAGAHGVLLDPRNNYTKADWELWTAAWLTDQPNIRTTLVEGVYSYANTTPQRVPFSDWYVVADGTQRGFQARPVAGGYLALLTRPAASTTVWRKLQNQRSGKVLAVSNMSLADTAEVTQWTDNGTADHLWAVVENGDGTVRIVNRNSGKVLAVHDQSLDNGAHVQQYQDNGTPDHNWRIVDAGGGWSKLVNVRSGKVMAVDQQSTADGAQVTQWDDNGTPDHLWRFV
- a CDS encoding MarR family winged helix-turn-helix transcriptional regulator, which gives rise to MSTSAEQHPAGAPLTLYLVKRLELVIRALLDDALRPLGLTTLQYTALTVLQASGPLSSAQLARRSFLRPQTMHEMVLALENRGLIARTPKAGNKRVLLAGLTDAGQALLAGCAPAVAEVEHALLADLSPGQRATFREGLQHGVTALGALSELRRSQEA
- the speD gene encoding adenosylmethionine decarboxylase, whose amino-acid sequence is MPEVGRFTGRHALAELHGVDPGLLDDPERLGELLRAAVTEAGATVVDVVAKRFAPQGATVIALLAESHASVHTYPEHGSLFADVFTCGERADPEHALRVLAKSLDAASVHLSVLHRGER
- a CDS encoding spermidine synthase: MPQIHEPVGPGLTRVWEVGDVVFDGRTPYQHVLIGKTAQGVSLFCDGERQSTEASQLVYHEALVVPALLLAEQVRRVLIIGSSEGVASQLAVAVGATRVDHVDIDEEAVRACAEHLPYGYTPADLARGDGPIRVSFEDGWAFLAAAEARGDSYDVVVIDLPDENDDPDAQHNRLYGKDFLGRCVRVLAPGGVVTCQAGCPTLWRNETLRASWRRFREVFPTVLYFGSDEHEWAFLSGRADHVGDPAALVARRFAERGSEAATLDADALLGGATPPHSLRHGSGPDQS